The Candidatus Hydrogenedens sp. genome window below encodes:
- a CDS encoding glycoside hydrolase family 99-like domain-containing protein: MTTQYYLSTCSYVKLVLLFVLLYMIGKPCFSDETYQGQSLPIKNSRGDYTVACFYFPNYHIDKRNEKVHGQNWTEWELVKNAKPRFAGHQQPKVPLWGYVDEADPKVMEMKIDSAAEHGIDVFLFDWYWYNDGPFLQRCLDEGYLKARNHNRVRFAVMWANHTWLNIHPASLKTVQSPQVLYPGEVTPETFEQITDYVIEKYFSDSAYWTIHGKPVFSIYEIHTFVDGIGGLEVAKKALDNFQKKAIAKGFPGVHINVVNIENRMPKCVQGKMSPAELIRYLNIDSVTSYAWVLDTPLNTFPETPYTEVANRFDNIWAERSQQFGVPYFPNVSMGWDSSPRCKQDDPFENKGYPFTPILSGNTPEQFQSALEKCRAFLDNNPICNKTLTINAWNEWTEGSYLEPDTNHGYAYLQAIKNVFGK, translated from the coding sequence ATGACTACACAGTATTATTTATCAACTTGTTCCTATGTCAAACTTGTTCTATTATTTGTTCTTCTTTATATGATAGGCAAACCCTGTTTCTCGGATGAGACATATCAAGGACAGTCTTTGCCTATCAAAAATTCACGGGGTGATTATACCGTCGCCTGTTTCTATTTCCCGAACTATCATATAGACAAACGAAACGAAAAAGTTCATGGACAGAATTGGACTGAATGGGAATTAGTAAAAAACGCCAAACCTCGATTTGCAGGACATCAACAACCAAAAGTTCCCTTATGGGGGTATGTAGATGAAGCCGACCCTAAAGTTATGGAAATGAAAATTGATAGCGCAGCGGAACATGGGATTGATGTTTTTTTGTTCGACTGGTATTGGTATAACGATGGACCCTTCTTACAGCGATGTTTAGACGAAGGCTATCTTAAAGCACGAAATCATAATCGTGTTCGTTTCGCCGTAATGTGGGCTAATCACACATGGCTTAATATTCATCCTGCTTCATTAAAAACAGTCCAATCTCCACAGGTGCTGTATCCTGGTGAAGTAACCCCAGAAACCTTTGAACAAATTACTGATTATGTGATTGAAAAATATTTTTCCGACTCTGCCTACTGGACTATCCACGGCAAACCCGTATTCTCTATTTATGAAATCCATACCTTTGTTGATGGTATTGGTGGTTTAGAAGTTGCTAAAAAGGCATTAGATAATTTCCAGAAGAAGGCAATTGCCAAAGGGTTTCCTGGTGTCCATATTAATGTGGTCAATATTGAAAATCGCATGCCAAAATGTGTCCAGGGTAAAATGTCCCCAGCCGAATTAATTCGTTATTTGAATATAGATAGCGTAACTTCGTATGCATGGGTTCTGGATACTCCACTAAATACATTTCCTGAAACACCCTATACAGAAGTGGCAAACCGATTTGATAACATCTGGGCAGAACGCTCTCAACAATTTGGTGTTCCTTACTTCCCCAATGTTTCTATGGGATGGGATTCCTCTCCTCGTTGTAAACAGGACGACCCTTTTGAGAACAAAGGCTATCCCTTCACTCCGATACTCTCTGGAAATACACCCGAACAATTCCAATCCGCTTTAGAAAAATGCCGTGCGTTCTTAGATAACAACCCAATCTGCAATAAAACATTGACCATCAATGCATGGAACGAATGGACCGAAGGCAGTTACCTCGAACCCGACACCAATCACGGCTACGCCTACCTTCAAGCAATAAAAAATGTATTTGGAAAGTGA
- a CDS encoding DNA methyltransferase has product MEVNKVYLGDCIKIMRDMPDNCVDLVFADPPFNIGIKYDVHNDNMPYEEYYNWSMQWIGECYRLLNKSGSIYIAIGDEFAGEISIILKKTGFYFRNWIIWYYTFGQNQRKKFNRAHTHILYFTKDKEKFTFNDKDIRIPSARQIVYKDKRANPFGKIPDDVWQFSRVCGTFKERIGTHPCQMPEDLLKLIIKTSSNIGDIVLDPFGGTGTTSAVAKKLKRNYITIEISKKYYEIILKRLNGEIKEMRNNGIVETICQKSLFDFDY; this is encoded by the coding sequence ATGGAGGTTAATAAAGTATATTTAGGAGACTGTATAAAGATAATGCGAGATATGCCCGATAATTGTGTAGATTTAGTATTTGCAGATCCTCCTTTTAACATTGGGATAAAATACGATGTTCATAACGATAACATGCCTTATGAAGAATATTATAATTGGTCAATGCAATGGATAGGTGAATGCTATAGATTATTGAATAAAAGTGGAAGTATCTATATTGCTATAGGGGATGAATTTGCCGGTGAAATAAGTATTATCTTGAAGAAAACAGGGTTCTATTTCAGAAACTGGATTATCTGGTATTACACTTTCGGACAAAACCAACGCAAAAAATTCAACAGGGCTCATACACATATTTTATATTTCACAAAAGACAAAGAGAAATTTACATTTAATGACAAAGATATAAGAATCCCATCTGCAAGACAGATTGTTTATAAAGACAAAAGAGCAAATCCATTTGGCAAAATTCCGGATGATGTCTGGCAATTTTCCAGGGTATGCGGGACATTTAAGGAGAGAATAGGGACTCATCCCTGCCAGATGCCAGAAGATTTATTGAAACTGATAATTAAAACAAGTTCAAATATAGGAGATATTGTATTAGACCCTTTTGGAGGGACAGGAACAACATCGGCTGTGGCTAAAAAGTTAAAACGGAACTATATTACTATAGAAATTTCAAAAAAATATTATGAAATTATTTTAAAAAGGTTAAACGGTGAAATAAAAGAAATGAGAAATAATGGTATAGTAGAAACAATTTGTCAAAAATCTTTATTTGATTTTGATTATTAA